The Aminipila terrae nucleotide sequence GTTAATTCTGTTCCATACTCCGTAGTAGCTGCAACTGAATCGGCACAGTCAGAAGCGTAATAGGAGTGGACAAAATATACACAGTCATTTTCCTTTGTATACTTAAAAATAGGATTTATTTCTTTCTTTTTAGGGAAGTGCAATGCGTTCCACCCAATATGGGGAATTTTCAACCCTTCAGGAATGACTTCGGCAATAGGTTTAACATGGCCCTTAATTAGTCCCAATCCATTGTGCTGACCATATTCGTAACTACTTTCAAAAAGAAGCTGCATTCCCAGACAGATGCCCATTATTGGTTTACCTTTTTTC carries:
- the hisH gene encoding imidazole glycerol phosphate synthase subunit HisH, with product MIVIIDYGVGNLFSLKSSLEAIGKEVTISGVRSVIQSADKILLPGVGAFCDAAKKLKENQLDIVIKEEVKKGKPIMGICLGMQLLFESSYEYGQHNGLGLIKGHVKPIAEVIPEGLKIPHIGWNALHFPKKKEINPIFKYTKENDCVYFVHSYYASDCADSVAATTEYGTELTAAVAYKNIYGCQFHPEKSGIVGLNILKAFCEIGD